A single window of Vigna unguiculata cultivar IT97K-499-35 chromosome 1, ASM411807v1, whole genome shotgun sequence DNA harbors:
- the LOC114179401 gene encoding 26S proteasome non-ATPase regulatory subunit 7 homolog A: MDVIKTQQISSRPIEKVVVHPLVLLSIVDNYNRVAKDTRKRVVGVLLGSSFKGTVDVTNSYAVPFEEDDKDPSIWFLDHNYHESMFSMFKRINAKEHVVGWYSTGPKLRENDLDIHGLFNDYVPNPVLVIIDVEPKELGIPTKAYYAVEEVKENATQKSQKVFVHVPSEIAAHEVEEIGVEHLLRDVKDTTISTLATEVSAKLTALKGLDARLKEIRSYLDLVIDGKLPLNHEILYHLQDVFNLLPNLNVADLIKAFAVKTNDMMLVIYLSSLIRSVIALHNLINNKMLNKEHERAEDSKSVTVPSAAA; encoded by the exons ATGGACGTGATAAAGACGCAGCAAATCTCATCTCGACCAATCGAGAAGGTCGTGGTTCACCCGCTCGTGCTTCTTAGCATCGTCGACAACTACAATAGAGTCGCCAAGGACACGCGCAAGCGCGTCGTCGGCGTTTTGCTCGGCTCTTCTTTCAAAGGCACCGTTGACGTTACCAACAGCTACGCCG TGCCGTTTGAAGAAGATGACAAAGATCCTAGCATCTGGTTTCTGGACCACAATTACCATGAATCAATGTTTTCCatgtttaaaagaataaatg CAAAGGAGCATGTTGTGGGGTGGTATAGCACAGGTCCAAAGCTGCGTGAAAATGACCTTGACATTCATGGCTTATTTAATGA TTATGTTCCAAATCCTGTCTTGGTTATCATTGATGTTGAACCCAAGGAATTGGGAATCCCAACAAAAGCATATTACGCTGTTGAAGAGGTTAAAGAG AATGCCACCCAAAAAAGCCAAAAGGTCTTTGTACATGTGCCATCGGAGATTGCAGCTCATGAAGTTGAAGAAATAG GAGTGGAACATTTACTTAGAGATGTAAAGGATACAACCATTAGCACCCTTGCAACTGAG GTAAGTGCAAAACTTACAGCCTTGAAGGGTTTGGATGCTAGACTTAAAGAGATAAGGAGTTACCTTGACCTTGTTATTGATGGAAAGCTTCCATTAAACCATGAGATCCTGTACCATCTGCAG GACGTGTTTAACCTGCTACCAAATCTTAACGTGGCTGATCTTATCAAGGCGTTTGCAG TGAAAACCAATGATATGATGCTGGTAATATACCTCTCGTCTCTCATTAGAAGTGTAATTGCACTCCACAACTTGATTAACAACAAG ATGCTTAACAAAGAACACGAACGGGCAGAAGACTCAAAGTCAGTTACAGTGCCGAGTGCAGCTGCATAA
- the LOC114163079 gene encoding WUSCHEL-related homeobox 5-like isoform X1: MEEGMSDFCFRGENVGGNRVSATGTKCGRWNPTTEQAKVLTQLFSSGLRTPSTDQIQKISNQLSFYGKIESKNVFYWFQNHKARERQKRRKVDKDVIRTENSISMNFFTQTDFTQLYDVSEAEKVTETLQLFPLNSFGESESKSTKVHASDCRDNTMFSYTEEEQMNHPPLDLRLSFM, translated from the exons ATGGAAGAGGGCATGTCAGATTTTTGTTTTAGAGGTGAAAATGTTGGTGGTAATAGAGTTAGTGCCACTGGCACCAAGTGTGGGCGTTGGAATCCCACAACTGAGCAGGCTAAGGTTCTGACTCAACTGTTCAGTTCTGGACTCCGCACCCCAAGCACTGATCAGATTCAAAAGATCTCTAACCAGCTCAGTTTTTATGGTAAGATTGAGAGCAAAAACGTTTTCTATTGGTTTCAGAACCATAAGGCCAGGGAAAGACAAAAGCGTCGCAAGGTTGATAAGGATGTGATTCGTACTGAAAACTCCATCTCCATGAATTTTTTCACGCAAA CAGATTTTACTCAGCTTTATGACGTTTCTGAGGCTGAGAAAGTGACTGAGACTCTTCAACTATTCCCCCTGAACTCTTTTGGTGAATCAGAATCAAAGAGTACGAAGGTTCATGCAAGTGACTGCAGGGATAATACAATGTTTTCGTACACGGAGGAGGAACAAATGAACCATCCACCATTAGATCTTCGCTTGAGTTTTATGTGA
- the LOC114163079 gene encoding WUSCHEL-related homeobox 5-like isoform X2: protein MEEGMSDFCFRGENVGGNRVSATGTKCGRWNPTTEQAKVLTQLFSSGLRTPSTDQIQKISNQLSFYGKIESKNVFYWFQNHKARERQKRRKVDKDVIRTENSISMNFFTQNFTQLYDVSEAEKVTETLQLFPLNSFGESESKSTKVHASDCRDNTMFSYTEEEQMNHPPLDLRLSFM from the exons ATGGAAGAGGGCATGTCAGATTTTTGTTTTAGAGGTGAAAATGTTGGTGGTAATAGAGTTAGTGCCACTGGCACCAAGTGTGGGCGTTGGAATCCCACAACTGAGCAGGCTAAGGTTCTGACTCAACTGTTCAGTTCTGGACTCCGCACCCCAAGCACTGATCAGATTCAAAAGATCTCTAACCAGCTCAGTTTTTATGGTAAGATTGAGAGCAAAAACGTTTTCTATTGGTTTCAGAACCATAAGGCCAGGGAAAGACAAAAGCGTCGCAAGGTTGATAAGGATGTGATTCGTACTGAAAACTCCATCTCCATGAATTTTTTCACGCAAA ATTTTACTCAGCTTTATGACGTTTCTGAGGCTGAGAAAGTGACTGAGACTCTTCAACTATTCCCCCTGAACTCTTTTGGTGAATCAGAATCAAAGAGTACGAAGGTTCATGCAAGTGACTGCAGGGATAATACAATGTTTTCGTACACGGAGGAGGAACAAATGAACCATCCACCATTAGATCTTCGCTTGAGTTTTATGTGA
- the LOC114177233 gene encoding eukaryotic translation initiation factor 3 subunit F, which yields MASSDRTVLQFSSSSSSSQSFTAKVHPLVIFNICDCYVRRPDQADRVIGTLLGSVLPDGTVDIRNSYAVPHNESIEQVALDIEYHHNMLISHQKVNPKEIIVGWYSTGLGVTGGSALIHEFYSREVQNPIHLTVDTGFTNGGGTIKAYVSNNLSLGERQIAAQFQEIPLDLRMVEAERIGFDMLKATAVDKIPSDLEGMEASMQHLLVLIDDIYKYVDDVVEGRVAPDNKIGRFISDAVGSLPKVSPRVFDKLVNDSLQDHLLLLYLSSITRTQLSLAEKLNTAAQIL from the exons ATGGCGTCGAGCGATCGCACAGTGTTACAattttcttcatcatcttcatcttctcaaAGTTTCACCGCGAAGGTTCACCCTCTCGTTATCTTCAACATCTGCGATTGCTATGTTCGGCGTCCTGACCAAGCCGACCGCGTCATCGGAACCCTACTCGGATCCGTCCTTCCCGATGGAACCGTAGATATTCGCAATTCCTATGCTGTTCCTCACAACGAGTCTATTGAGCAG GTTGCTCTGGATATAGAGTACCATCACAATATGTTAATATCCCACCAAAAAGTGAATCCAAAAGAAATCATAGTTGGATG GTATTCTACTGGTCTTGGAGTAACTGGTGGTAGTGCATTAATCCACGAGTTTTATTCTCGAGAAGTACAAAATCCCATCCATTTGACTGTTGATACTGGATTTACAAATGGAGGTGGTACCATTAAAGCATATGTGTCTAATAATTTATCCCTTGGAGAACGTCAAATTGCTGCTCAGTTTCAAGAAATCCCATTAGATCTTCGTATGGTTGAAGCTGAGCGAATTGGAT TTGATATGCTCAAGGCAACTGCAGTTGACAAAATTCCTTCAGATTTAGAAGGGATGGAAGCATCAATGCAACATCTCCTAGTCTTGATTGATGATATCTACAAATATGTTGACGATGTTGTG GAAGGGCGAGTTGCACCAGACAACAAAATCGGGAGATTTATATCAGATGCTGTAGGTTCTCTTCCTAAAGTTTCTCCTCGAGTTTTTGATAAGCTTGTGAATGATAGCTTGCAG GATCACTTGCTTTTGCTATATTTATCTAGCATCACCAGAACGCAGCTTAGCTTGGCCGAGAAGTTGAACACAGCTGCCCAGATTCTGTGA
- the LOC114163635 gene encoding probable aquaporin PIP-type 7a, with translation MEGKEQDVSLGANKFSERQPIGTAAQSQDDGKDYQEPPAAPLFEPSELTSWSFYRAGIAEFVATFLFLYITILTVMGVNRSASKCATVGIQGIAWAFGGMIFALVYCTAGISGGHINPAVTFGLFLARKLSLTRALFYMVMQVLGAIVGAGVVKGFEGKTFFGQHNGGANFVAPGYTKGDGLGAEIVGTFILVYTVFSATDAKRNARDSHVPILAPLPIGFAVFLVHLATIPITGTGINPARSLGAAIIFNKDLGWDDHWIFWVGPFVGAALAALYHQVVIRAIPFKSN, from the exons ATGGAGGGAAAGGAGCAAGATGTTTCACTGGGAGCGAACAAATTCTCAGAGAGGCAACCCATTGGGACTGCGGCTCAGAGCCAAGACGACGGAAAGGACTACCAGGAGCCTCCGGCGGCTCCACTATTCGAACCCTCTGAACTCACTTCTTGGTCCTTCTACCGTGCCGGAATAGCCGAGTTTGTAgctacttttctttttctctacaTAACCATCTTAACCGTCATGGGTGTCAATAGGTCCGCTTCCAAGTGCGCAACCGTTGGCATTCAAGGCATTGCTTGGGCCTTCGGTGGTATGATCTTCGCTCTCGTTTACTGCACCGCTGGAATCTCAG GGGGACACATAAACCCGGCTGTGACATTCGGACTCTTCTTGGCGAGGAAATTGTCGTTGACCAGGGCACTGTTCTACATGGTGATGCAGGTTCTGGGTGCTATTGTTGGTGCTGGTGTGGTCAAAGGTTTCGAGGGAAAAACCTTCTTCGGCCAACACAACGGTGGTGCCAACTTCGTTGCCCCTGGTTACACCAAAGGTGATGGACTCGGTGCTGAGATTGTTGGCACCTTCATTCTTGTCTACACCGTTTTCTCAGCCACTGATGCCAAGCGTAACGCTAGAGACTCACACGTTCCT ATTTTGGCACCCTTGCCCATTGGGTTCGCTGTGTTCTTGGTGCACTTGGCCACCATCCCTATCACTGGCACCGGTATCAACCCTGCACGAAGTCTCGGTGCTGCCATCATCTTCAACAAAGACCTTGGCTGGGATGATCAC TGGATTTTCTGGGTTGGACCCTTCGTTGGAGCCGCTCTTGCGGCTCTGTACCACCAAGTCGTAATCAGAGCCATTCCCTTCAAATCCAACTGA
- the LOC114184699 gene encoding nematode resistance protein-like HSPRO2: MVDLHWKSKMPASDMSSKSPKLSIPAKSLPSLQLPFRTTDISHAAPALCAAYDYYLSLPQLRTLWNSRDFPDWNNEPILKPALQALEVTFRFLSIVFSDPRPHSNRREWYRSIESLAIHQIEIIAMLCEDEELNPQTRGGVPTADLTVDTTNNESRSYSEASLLPRLATWYKSKDVAQRILLTVECQMRRCSYTLGLGEPNLAGKPSLLYDRVCRPSEIHALKTTPYDERVENYENHAVHATHQIAESWIHTSRMLLERITDAILSKRLEQAAEDCHAVERIWKLLAEVEDLHLMMDPDEFLRLKNQLSVRSSSGETASFCFRSKELVELTKMCRDLRHRVPEILEVEVDPKGGPRIQEAAMKLYVSKSSFEKVHLLQAMQAIEAAMKRFFYAYKQVLTVVMGSSEANGNRVGLSCDSCDSLTQIFLEPTYFPSLDAAKTFLGYLWDNNDHKWP; encoded by the coding sequence ATGGTTGATTTACATTGGAAATCAAAGATGCCTGCTTCCGACATGTCTTCCAAATCTCCAAAACTCTCCATCCCCGCCAAGTCCTTACCCTCTCTGCAACTACCCTTCCGCACCACAGACATCTCTCACGCTGCACCCGCACTCTGTGCTGCATACGATTACTATCTCTCTCTCCCACAACTCAGAACCCTTTGGAATTCAAGAGACTTTCCCGATTGGAACAACGAACCAATTTTAAAACCGGCCTTGCAAGCTTTAGAAGTCACCTTCCGTTTTCTTTCCATTGTTTTCTCCGATCCCAGGCCTCATTCCAACCGCAGAGAATGGTACCGTAGCATAGAATCCCTCGCCATTCATCAGATTGAGATCATAGCCATGCTGTGTGAGGACGAGGAGCTCAATCCTCAGACACGTGGCGGCGTCCCAACCGCTGATCTCACTGTAGATACCACCAACAACGAGAGCCGGAGCTACAGCGAGGCCAGCCTTCTTCCGCGGCTTGCCACGTGGTACAAATCCAAGGACGTGGCGCAGAGGATTCTTCTCACCGTGGAGTGCCAAATGAGGAGGTGTAGCTATACGCTAGGTTTGGGAGAGCCGAACCTGGCGGGGAAACCGAGCCTGCTTTACGACCGCGTCTGCAGACCGAGTGAAATCCACGCGCTCAAGACTACGCCTTACGACGAACGTGTGGAGAACTACGAGAACCACGCTGTGCACGCCACGCACCAGATCGCGGAGTCGTGGATCCACACATCGCGGATGCTTCTGGAGAGGATCACCGACGCTATCCTCTCCAAGAGGTTGGAGCAGGCGGCGGAGGACTGCCACGCGGTGGAGCGCATCTGGAAGCTTCTCGCGGAGGTGGAAGATCTCCACCTCATGATGGATCCGGACGAATTCCTGCGTTTGAAGAACCAGCTCTCGGTGCGCTCGTCGAGCGGCGAAACGGCGTCTTTCTGCTTCAGATCAAAGGAATTGGTGGAACTGACGAAAATGTGCAGAGATCTGAGGCACAGGGTGCCGGAGATATTGGAGGTGGAGGTGGATCCGAAGGGAGGACCGAGGATTCAAGAAGCGGCGATGAAACTGTACGTCTCGAAGAGCTCGTTCGAGAAGGTTCACCTGTTGCAGGCGATGCAGGCGATTGAGGCGGCGATGAAGAGGTTCTTCTACGCGTATAAACAAGTTCTGACGGTGGTGATGGGAAGCTCGGAGGCTAACGGCAACCGAGTTGGGCTGAGTTGCGACTCGTGTGACTCGTTGACTCAGATATTCCTTGAACCGACGTATTTTCCAAGCTTGGATGCCGCCAAAACTTTCCTTGGGTACCTCTGGGATAATAACGATCACAAGTGGCCATGA